In the genome of Thermodesulfobacteriota bacterium, the window GTAGCCAGCCTGAGCCCTGCCGGCAGCGTTGGGGTCACCGCCAGCGGCGAGGTGGTGAGCATCCTGCCGGGCCCGGCCGGCACCCCCCCCTGGGTGCTGCGGGAGCGCCTGGCCGGCGGCCGGCCGCAGCTGGTCATGGACGACCCTGCTGTTGCCGGCCGCGCCGCCCTGTTCCGGGGCCGCGACCCCGGCGGCTGGCAGGGCGGCCTGCCCACCAGGAGCACGGTGTCGATCCGGGATGCCGGCCAAGGGGCTTGGCTGGAGCTGGTGGTGGGGCCGAGCGGTGTGGAGCGGTTGTTTCACGTGGCGCCGGGAACAGACCCGGCCACGGTCCGGATGGCGGTGGCCGGCGTCGAGGCCATGGCGGTAGCCGCCGATGGCAGCCTGACCCTGAACAGCGGCCGCGGCCAGTACCGCCTCAGCCCGCCCCGGGCCTTCCAGGAGGACGCCAGCGGCCGGCAGCCGGTGGCGGTGGCCTTCCGGGTCGAGCCCGGCGGCTACGGCTTTGCGGTCGGGGACTACGACCCCAGCCGGGAGCTTGTTATCGACCCGATCCTGGCCGGCACCTTTGTCGCCGCCACCGCGCCCCCCGAGCCGGATCTCCCGTTTACCCCGCTGGCGGTGGATGGGGAGGGCAACATCATCGTCGCGGCAGCAATCCCGGCCCTGGCCTTGCCGGCCGAGGACGGCGGTTGGGCGACCGGGCCCGCCGGTGGCCTGGACATCCTGGTGGCCAAGCTCGATCCCGGGCTTTCCCGGCTCCTGGCCTGGACCCTGATCGGGGGCGCCGGGGACGACTGGCCACGGGATCTGGCCATCGCCGCCAACGGCTCCGTCCGCCTGGCCGGGGTGACCAGCTCGCCGGATTTTCCCGCCACCTCCGGGTCGCAGCCGTTTGCCGCCGGCTTTCGCAACGCCTTCGTCCTGTCTTTGGACCGTGAGCTCCAGGTGCTGGAGGCCTCCCTGCTGCTCGGCGGCGGCGATGCGGTCGCCCTGGCTCACACCCCCATGGGGGAGCTGGTGGTGACGGGGCGGACGCCGGCGCCCGATTTTTCTGCCACGCCAGGCAGTCTGGACACCTCCCTGGACGGCGCCATCGACGCCTTTGTCACTGTGTGCGACACCCGGCTGCAGACGATTCTGGCCAGCACCTTCCTGGGCGGCAGCGGCGGGGACATGGGCATGGCGGTGGCGGTGGAGGACGACGGCAGCATCCTGGTGCTGGGCGTCACCGACTCGCCGGACTTCCCGGCCCCGGCCGGCATTCAGCCCCTGGCCAGCCGGGGGGAGCTCGATCTCTTTCTGGCCCGCCTGGACCCCGGCCTCTCCCGGATCCTGGACGCCACCCTCCTGGGCGGCTCCGGCAACGATCTTGGCCAGGGCCTGGTGGTGGCGGCCAACGGCTCGGTGTTCGTGACCGGTGCCACCAGCTCGCCGGACTTCCCCGTCACCGGCGGCTCCAGCCATCGGGGCGGAGAGGAGGACCTTTTTGTGGCCTGGCTGGACCCCAGCCTGCGTCATGTCACCGCAACCCTGGCCGGCGGCAGCGGCCCGGACCGGGGCCTGGACCTGGCCCTGGACAGCCAGGATCGCCTGCTGGTGGTCGGCCAGACCGGCTCGGCTGACCTGCCGGTCTCGGCCAATGCCCTGGACCCGAGCCTGTCCGGGGGGAGCGACCTCGTGGTGGCGGCCTTTGACCGGGCCAGTCTGGGCTTGCTGCAGATGACCTATCTGGGAGGCAGCGGCGGCGAGCAGATGCCGCGGCTGGCCGTGGAGGCCGGCGGCCGGCTGCTCCTGGCGGGCTTGAGCGACTCGCCGGACCTGGGCCTGCCGCCGGCGGCCTGGCAGCCCACTCCGGCTCCGGGGCCCAACGCCCTGCTCCTGGCCCTGGAGCCGGGCCTGACCGGCGACCTGGCGCCGGTGGTGGCGCTGGGCCCGGCGGCACCGGCTTGGCCGGCGGTGCTGGTGGGGTCCACCGCGAGCCTGCCTCTTACCATCCGCAACTCCGGCAACACCGTCCTGGCCCTGGAGCAGCTGACCGTGGCCGGCAGCCAGGCGGCGGAATTCCGCCTCCAGGAGGACACCTGCAGTGGCCGCCTGCTGCCGCCGGACGGCGTCTGCTCCCTGCAGCTCGCCTTCACCCCGGCTGCGGCGGGCGAGCGCCAGGCGGTGCTGGCGATCCCCTCCAACGCCTTGCCCCGGCTCCTGGAGGTCTCGCTCACGGGCACCGGCCAGCTACCGGCCAGCCACCATACCCTGGTCATCTTTCGGGATGGCTCCGGCCGGGGCACGGTACGCGCAACCGACCGGACCATCGACTGCGGCAGCCTGTGCAGCGCCGCCTTTGCCCACGGCACCCGCCTGACCCTGGAGGCGGTGCCGGATCCCGGCTCGGTCTTCGAGGGCTGGGTGGGGGGGGGCTGCGCCGGCACCGGCGCCTGTTCGGTGAGCGTGGATGAGGATCTGGCGGTGAAGGCCACCTTCCGCAGCACCGGGCCGCAAAGCGACGCCCGGGCCAATGGCGGCGACGATCCCCTGACCGTGAGCCGGCAGGAGACGGTGGCCTTTTCCATCCGTCTTACGGCCAACGAGGCCCTGGACCTCGCCGCCGACTGGTGGATCGTCCTGGCCACCCCGGCCGGCGCCTACTCCTGGGTCTATCCCAAGGGCTGGCGGCTCGGGGTCAGCCGGGCCTTCCGGGCCCCCCTCTTCGACCTTGACGAGACCACCCTCTTGGCCTCCCGTCTGCCCGCCGGCTCCTACGGCTTCTTCTTCGGGGTTTCCGGCTATGCCGGCAGCCAGACCGCCAACGTCGATGACGTGCAGGTGGTGGTGCGCTGAGGCTTCAGAGCTTGCCTCCTATCTGAGGTGGCTGGCAATCCGGACCGCCAGACCGAAGCACAGGCCAGCCATGAGGACCACCAGTCCCCAGGCCACGAGACCCGACAACGGCCAGCCGGCCTCCACCTGTGCGCACCCGCTGGGCAATCGCGGCTGAAGGCTCCTCCTCGGGATGGCCCGGCAGCGGGGGATGGGGCAGGGCCACCGCCGCCTCTGCTCTGCCCGGGGCCAACGGCGGCCGAAGGGCCGTCGGCACGGCCTCACCCAGGGCATTGAAGACCTGGACATCCCGCAGGTCCGGCTGCACTGACCCCAGGTAGACGGCGACCGGCACCGGGACCTCGAAAAGAGGCCCCTCCCCAGGGCCTCCAGGCGCAGGCCGCCGGCGAAATCCTCGGGCACCAGGGCGCCGACCGGGCCGGAGCTGCCGAGGAGCCAGGCGGCCAGCAGCAGGGGAAGCAGTGCCCGGAATCTCTTCATGGGCGTCTCCTGCCGGCGGCAGGCCAAGAGAGACGGCAGCACCGCGGCCATGCCCCCGCGGCATGGCCGGTGCCCGGCCGCCTTCCCGGCCTCTGCCTACTCTCTCCTTCGCCGGCCTCCGGCGTCAACCCCCATTGTTGCCGCGGGGCAAGCGCCCACCGGCATCCGCCGGGACCCTCGACCGCGACGGGATTGACCCACTAGCCTCCCCGCTGCCCGCCGGCTCCGGCCCCCTTCTTTGGCCGTGCCGCCAGCCAGGGCACCAGCGGCTGTCCGGTCCAGAGCTGGTGCCCTGGGCGAAAGAAAGCGGTTGCCAGGAAGGGGCTGTCCTCCCTACACTGATCCCATCTCCGCCTTGTGCGGAGCTGCCCCCCTCAGGGATGACGCCATGGACACCTGCTTTGCTCCCCCCGAACGGGCCACTGACCAGCAGCTCGCAGCGGATATCGCCTTCATTTCCGGCAGTCCGCTCATGACGACCCTCCTGGGCTGTGCCAGCGGTCTTCTGGCGGTGCTCAACCAGGAACGGCAGATCCTGGCGGTCAACGACGCCCTCCTGGCCACCCTGGGCCTGCCGGATGCCTCCCAGGCCCTGGGCTTGCGGCCCGGGGAGGCGGTGCCCTGCATCCATGCCTACGAGCCACCGGCCGGCTGTGGCACTACGCCGTTCTGCCCTTCCTGTGGCGCGGTGATCGCCATAATGGCCGCCCTGGAGACGAGCTGTCCCCAGGAGCGGCTTTGCGCCATGACCGCCCGCCGCAACCGGCAGGAGATCGAGCTGTGCTTCCGGGTCCGGGCCGCACCGGTGGAGGTGGACGGCCGCCGCTTCCTGCTCTTCTTCCTCCAGGACGTCACCGACGAGCAGTGGCGGGCGGCCCTGGAGCGGAGCTTCTTCCACGACCTGGGCAACACCCTGAACGCCCTGTTCGCCGGCGCCCAGCTCTTGCAGGTGGCGGCTGCCAACCCCAGCGGCGATCGCCAGCAGCTCCTGGGCCTGGTGAGCCAGATCGACCGTCTGGCCACCCGCCTGTCCCAGGAGGTGGCGGTGCAGCGTGCCCTGAGCCGGACCAGCGCCACCGAGCCCCCGGTCCGCCCCGCGCCGGCGGAGGTGCCCCTGGCTGAGCTGCTCCTGGAGCTGGCGGCCGACTTCCGGAAGCACCCGGCGGCCGCCGGCAAGCAGCTGCTGGCCTCCCTGCCGCCGGCGGTGACCATCCGCACCGACCCCACCCTCCTGCGGCGGATCCTGGCCAACATGATCGTCAACGCCCTGGAGGCCTCCTTCCCGGGCCAGGAGGTGCGGCTGTCCTGCCTGGTGGCGGACGGGGAGGCGGAGCTCTCGGTCTGGAGCCAGGAGCCGATCCCGGAGCCCATCCAGCGGCGGATCTTCCAGCGCCATTTCAGCACCAAGCCGGGAGCAGGCCGGGGCCTGGGCACCTATGCCATGAAGCTCCTGGGCGAACGGGTCCTGGGCGGCCGGGTCTGGTTCGTCTCCAGCCCCGAGACCGGCACCCGCTTTGCCATCGCCCTGCCCGCCGGACACCAGTCGCCGGCGCCGTAGCCGAGAGAGGCCGGCCGGCCAGCCGCGCCCCCCACCGCATTCGAGAACCCACCCGATAGGGGTAGCCCCCGGTGGCCGCCCGTTGCCCGCACCGGGGCAGCCACGGGGGGCTGCCCCTCCAATGGGCTGCGGCCCCAGGCCATCGGCCGACCTGCGGCGCCCGTCACCGGACGCCCGCCATCTGCTTCTTAACGACAAGCATATCCGTTCTTAGCCGTTCCTGAACAATTCGCCGCTAGCTTGTGGGGGCAAGATCTGAGCACCCTGCGGCACGGCCGGTTGCCTCTTTCTCCGCTCCCCAACCAGGCCCCGGGCCGGTGCGCCGCAGGTTCCTCCACCTCGCCCGCGGAGGCCCCCATGCGCACCACTGTCTATCGCTCCATCTGGATCTCGGATACCCATCTCGGCTCCAGGAACGCGCACGGTCCGGCCCTGTTCGAATTCCTGCGCCGCACCGACTCGGAATACCTCTATCTCGTGGGGGATATCATCGACCTCTACCGGATCAGGCGAGGCTGGCACTGGCCAGAGATCAATACCCGCATCCTGCACCTCATCATCGCCAAGGCTGCCGCGGGCACCAAGGTTCTCTACATCCCCGGCAATCACGACCACCTGCTGCGTGCCTGGGATGGCGCTGCCATGGGCAATATCCGGTTCCAGCGGCAGGCGATCCACGTCACGGCCCGGGGGGAAAGCTTCCTGGTCCTGCATGGGGACGAGCTGGACCGGGTGGTGACCGCCAGCGAGTGGCTGGCCCGGGTGGGGGCCGAGGCCTACGAGGCGCTCCTGGTCATGAACCGCTACCTCAATCGGGCCCGCCGTCTCCTGGGGCGGGAATACTGGTCCCTGGCCGGCTGGCTCAAGCATCAGGTGAAGGCGGCGGTCAACTACATGGGCAGCTTCGAGAAGACGGTGGTCCGGGAGGCGGAGCGCCGGCAGGTGGACGGCCTCATCTGCGGCCATATCCACCGGGCCGCCCTGACGCGGCTGGGCGCCATCCAGTACTCCAACATGGGCGACTGGGTGGAAAGCTGTACCGCCCTGACCGAGCATGCCGACGGCTCCCTGGCCATTGTCCGCTGGCCGGTGGATCCGCTGCCGGAGCAGCCGCTGGCAGCGGCCGCTATCATGAGCCAGCAGCCGCCGCCAGCCCCGCCCGGCAAGCGTCTGCTGGCGCCCGCCCCTTCCGGCCTTTTCTCCAGGCTCTTCTTGTTGCTCCCCTGCCTGGGGATCGCAACCGGGCTGTGATGCGAATCGCCGTTGTCACCGACGCCTGGCATCCCCAGGTGAACGGGGTCGTCACCACCCTGTACCGGACCGCCGCCACCCTGGAGGAGATGGGCCACGAGGTGCTGGTGGTGACGCCGGAACGGTTCCGCACCGTGGGCTGCCCCACCTATCCTGAAATCCGGCTGGCGCTGGCGCCCCGGCGGGGCATCCACCGGCTCTTCGACGCCTTCCGTCCCCAGGCGGTGCACATCGCCACCGAGGGCCCCCTGGGCTGGACAGCCCGGGCGTGCTGCCGACAGCGGGGCCTGGGCTTCACCACCTCCTACCACACCCGCTTCCCCGAGTATGTGCGGCTGCGCTTTCCCATCCCCTTGCCCGTTTCCTATGCGGTGGTCCGGCGCTTCCACACCGCCGCCCGCCGGACCATGGTCGCGACCGCGCCGTTACGCGAGGAACTGGCCGCACGGGGCTTCCGCAACCTCGTCCTCTGGGGCCGGGGGGTGGACACCAGCCTGTTCCGGCCGCGGCCGAAGATCCATCTCGACGGGCCGCGCCCCATCTTCATCTATGTCGGACGGGTCGCGGTGGAAAAGGGCCTCGAGGCGTTTTGCCGGCTGGGCCTGCCGGGCAGCAAGTACATCGTCGGCGACGGACCGGCCATGGACGATCTCAGGGCCAGGTACCCGGCGGTGCGCTTCACCGGCTACCGCCGGGGCGAAGAGCTCGCCCAGACCATGGCCAGTGCCGATGTCTTCGTCTTTCCCAGCCGCACCGACACCTTTGGCCTGGTGCTCCTGGAGGCCATGGCCTGCGGGGTGCCGGTAGCGGCCTATCCGGTGACCGGTCCTCTCCAGCTGGTCAAGAACGGCGAGAATGGTGTGCTCGATGCCGATCTGCGGCAGGCGGCCCTGGCCGCCCTGGCGGTGGACAGCAGCCGCTGCCGCGCCTTCGCCAACACCTTCTCCTGGCAGGCCTGCACCAGCCAGTTCCTCGACAACCTCCACGACAACGATCCCCATGCCCAACCCCGCACCCCATGAGCCCCAGCGACCAGGAGTCATGATGGACCCAGCCATCCGGCACGCCATTTTCGCCCTGCCCAACCCCTGCCAGCACGATCCGGCCCACCGGCTGTTCGGCGCTCTTGCCACTTCCGTGGAGGGAATCCTGGCGCTCCGGCGCTGCCAGCGGATCTATGACGAGCTGGTCACCGCTGCCGACCCCCGGCCCTTTGCCGACCGGGTGCTGGCACGGCTGGGCATCCGGGTCTGTCTTGCCGAGTCAGCCCTGGAAAGGCTCCCTGCCACCGGACCCGTAGTGGTGGTGGCCAACCATCCCTTCGGCTGCGTGGAGGGTCTGGTCCTGGCTGCCAGCCTCCGGCAGGTACGCCGGGATGTCAAGATCATGGCCAATCATCTTCTGACCCGGATTCCGGATCTGCGGGAGGACCTCATCGCTGTCGACCCGTTTGCCGGACCCGGCGCGGCCCAGCGCAATATCGCCGGCCTCAGGGCCTGTCTCGCCTGGCTGCAGGGCGGCGGTGCGCTGGTGGTCTTTCCTGCCGGTACGGTGGCCCACTTCCGGCTTCGGGAGCGCCGGGTGGTGGAGCCGGAATGGGAGCCCGGCCTGGGCCGGCTCATACGCAAGGCCGAGGCTACGGTGCTGCCCGTCTTCTTTCCCCAGGCCAACAGCCCCCTCTTCCACCTGGCCGGCCTGGTCCGGTCACGCCTGCGCACCGCCCTCCTGGCCCGGGAGCTGCTGAACAAGAGCGGCCGGCAGATCCGGCTCGCCATCGGCCATCCCGTGCCCCCTGCCAAGCTCCGGAACCTGGCCACAGACTCTGACCTCATGACCTACCTGCGCTTCCGCACCCTGTTTCTGCGCCATACCCTGGCCCGCGGCTCCCAGGGCAGGACGGCAGCGGACCGCTGGTGGCGGCCAGCCGCCCGCCGCCAACCAGTGCCGGCAGCCCAGGATCCGGCCACCCTGGCCGGGGAGGTCGCACGCCTGCCCGCCGCCTCCCTCCTGGCCGCGAGTGGCGCCCTGTCCGTGCACATGGCTATCGCCGGCCAGATCCCCGCCATCCTCCAGGAGATCGGCCGGCTCCGGGAGCTGACCTTCCGGGCCAACGGGGAGGGCACCGGCCGGGCCCTCGATCTGGATCGCTTCGATGACTGTTACCGGCATCTGTTCCTCTGGAACAGCAGCCGGCAGGAGATCGCCGGCGCCTATCGCATGGGCCTGGTGGACGAGATCCTGCCGGCCCGCGGCGTCGACGGGCTGTACACGAGCACCCTCTTCCGTTTCCGCCCCGGTCTCTTTGACCGGCTGGGGCCAGCCCTGGAGATGGGCCGCAGCTTCGTGCGGCCGGAGTACCAGCGGAGCTTCGGACCGCTCCTGCTCCTGTGGAAGGGCATCGGCCAGTTCATCGTCCGCCATCCCCGGTACCGGATCCTGTTCGGGCCGGTAAGCATCACCCGCCGGTACCAGGATCTGTCCCGGCAGCTCATCGCCCACACCCTGCAGGTGCGCTACAGTCTGCCAGATCTGGGCCGGATGGTGCAGTCCCGGACGCCGCTGCGGCTGCGGGCCGTGCAGGTCAGGGGCTGCCAGCCGGATACCGTTCGGGCAGCCCTGGCAGACATGGCGGAGGTGGCGAGCCTGGTGGCGGAGTTGGAGCCGGAGGAGAAAGACATCCCGGTGCTTCTGAAGTTCTATCTCCAGTTGGGCGGCCGGGTCCTGGCCTTCAACCTGGACCGGGACTTTGGCGACGCGCTCGATGGCCTGATCCTGGTGGACCTTCTGCACACAGAGCCGAAGACCCTGGAGCGCTACTTGGGCCGGGAGGGGGCGGCACAGTTTCTCGGCTGGCACCGGGACGGCCGGAAGGAGGTCATGGACCGCCGCTGCGCCTGAGCCGTGGCAGGGGATGGGCCGCCGCTGGCGCCTCCCGGAGGCGGCGGATCGGCTTTTTGAACAGGGGCAGATCGCTGATCGCGATCCCGGCAGGCGCCCCGGCCACACCGAAGAGATGGTCCCAGCAGCGCTCGAAACAGTGAGCCGCATCCGGCAGCTCGGCGCTGAGGGTGAGGGCCCGCTCGTAGAGGTGCCGGGGCCTGGCCAGGGCCTGCTGCCTGGTCACGGCAAAGTGCGCGCCGGGATAGAAGACGAAGACCTCGGGCCGGGGCCCCTCCCCGAGCCGCTCCCAGAACAACGCCATGGGCAGCGGCCGTCTCTCGGGGTTCTTGCTCCAGCCCTGGAACAGCCTCTCCCCGCGGCTGTCGTCCCAATCCAGGACAAACCCCAGCCACCGGAAGTCCTCGACCTCTTCCTCGCCTGCTGCCAGCCGCCGCAGGAACGGATGGAAATCGTGGACATGGTCAAAGGGATGCCCCTGGGCAAAAACGGTGACCTCGGCCAGGG includes:
- a CDS encoding choice-of-anchor D domain-containing protein, with the translated sequence MFWPPARIAILILVALGLPLPGTGQAAALGRPAATGLPLWLPFVETGGRPADPAIRVASLSPAGSVGVTASGEVVSILPGPAGTPPWVLRERLAGGRPQLVMDDPAVAGRAALFRGRDPGGWQGGLPTRSTVSIRDAGQGAWLELVVGPSGVERLFHVAPGTDPATVRMAVAGVEAMAVAADGSLTLNSGRGQYRLSPPRAFQEDASGRQPVAVAFRVEPGGYGFAVGDYDPSRELVIDPILAGTFVAATAPPEPDLPFTPLAVDGEGNIIVAAAIPALALPAEDGGWATGPAGGLDILVAKLDPGLSRLLAWTLIGGAGDDWPRDLAIAANGSVRLAGVTSSPDFPATSGSQPFAAGFRNAFVLSLDRELQVLEASLLLGGGDAVALAHTPMGELVVTGRTPAPDFSATPGSLDTSLDGAIDAFVTVCDTRLQTILASTFLGGSGGDMGMAVAVEDDGSILVLGVTDSPDFPAPAGIQPLASRGELDLFLARLDPGLSRILDATLLGGSGNDLGQGLVVAANGSVFVTGATSSPDFPVTGGSSHRGGEEDLFVAWLDPSLRHVTATLAGGSGPDRGLDLALDSQDRLLVVGQTGSADLPVSANALDPSLSGGSDLVVAAFDRASLGLLQMTYLGGSGGEQMPRLAVEAGGRLLLAGLSDSPDLGLPPAAWQPTPAPGPNALLLALEPGLTGDLAPVVALGPAAPAWPAVLVGSTASLPLTIRNSGNTVLALEQLTVAGSQAAEFRLQEDTCSGRLLPPDGVCSLQLAFTPAAAGERQAVLAIPSNALPRLLEVSLTGTGQLPASHHTLVIFRDGSGRGTVRATDRTIDCGSLCSAAFAHGTRLTLEAVPDPGSVFEGWVGGGCAGTGACSVSVDEDLAVKATFRSTGPQSDARANGGDDPLTVSRQETVAFSIRLTANEALDLAADWWIVLATPAGAYSWVYPKGWRLGVSRAFRAPLFDLDETTLLASRLPAGSYGFFFGVSGYAGSQTANVDDVQVVVR
- a CDS encoding glycosyltransferase family 1 protein gives rise to the protein MRIAVVTDAWHPQVNGVVTTLYRTAATLEEMGHEVLVVTPERFRTVGCPTYPEIRLALAPRRGIHRLFDAFRPQAVHIATEGPLGWTARACCRQRGLGFTTSYHTRFPEYVRLRFPIPLPVSYAVVRRFHTAARRTMVATAPLREELAARGFRNLVLWGRGVDTSLFRPRPKIHLDGPRPIFIYVGRVAVEKGLEAFCRLGLPGSKYIVGDGPAMDDLRARYPAVRFTGYRRGEELAQTMASADVFVFPSRTDTFGLVLLEAMACGVPVAAYPVTGPLQLVKNGENGVLDADLRQAALAALAVDSSRCRAFANTFSWQACTSQFLDNLHDNDPHAQPRTP
- a CDS encoding UDP-2,3-diacylglucosamine diphosphatase, with product MRTTVYRSIWISDTHLGSRNAHGPALFEFLRRTDSEYLYLVGDIIDLYRIRRGWHWPEINTRILHLIIAKAAAGTKVLYIPGNHDHLLRAWDGAAMGNIRFQRQAIHVTARGESFLVLHGDELDRVVTASEWLARVGAEAYEALLVMNRYLNRARRLLGREYWSLAGWLKHQVKAAVNYMGSFEKTVVREAERRQVDGLICGHIHRAALTRLGAIQYSNMGDWVESCTALTEHADGSLAIVRWPVDPLPEQPLAAAAIMSQQPPPAPPGKRLLAPAPSGLFSRLFLLLPCLGIATGL
- a CDS encoding HAMP domain-containing sensor histidine kinase, which encodes MDTCFAPPERATDQQLAADIAFISGSPLMTTLLGCASGLLAVLNQERQILAVNDALLATLGLPDASQALGLRPGEAVPCIHAYEPPAGCGTTPFCPSCGAVIAIMAALETSCPQERLCAMTARRNRQEIELCFRVRAAPVEVDGRRFLLFFLQDVTDEQWRAALERSFFHDLGNTLNALFAGAQLLQVAAANPSGDRQQLLGLVSQIDRLATRLSQEVAVQRALSRTSATEPPVRPAPAEVPLAELLLELAADFRKHPAAAGKQLLASLPPAVTIRTDPTLLRRILANMIVNALEASFPGQEVRLSCLVADGEAELSVWSQEPIPEPIQRRIFQRHFSTKPGAGRGLGTYAMKLLGERVLGGRVWFVSSPETGTRFAIALPAGHQSPAP
- a CDS encoding DUF3999 family protein gives rise to the protein MPRGHGRGAAVSLGLPPAGDAHEEIPGTASPAAGRLAPRQLRPGRRPGARGFRRRPAPGGPGEGPLFEVPVPVAVYLGSVQPDLRDVQVFNALGEAVPTALRPPLAPGRAEAAVALPHPPLPGHPEEEPSAAIAQRVRTGGGRLAVVGSRGLGTGGPHGWPVLRSGGPDCQPPQIGGKL
- a CDS encoding lysophospholipid acyltransferase family protein, with translation MMDPAIRHAIFALPNPCQHDPAHRLFGALATSVEGILALRRCQRIYDELVTAADPRPFADRVLARLGIRVCLAESALERLPATGPVVVVANHPFGCVEGLVLAASLRQVRRDVKIMANHLLTRIPDLREDLIAVDPFAGPGAAQRNIAGLRACLAWLQGGGALVVFPAGTVAHFRLRERRVVEPEWEPGLGRLIRKAEATVLPVFFPQANSPLFHLAGLVRSRLRTALLARELLNKSGRQIRLAIGHPVPPAKLRNLATDSDLMTYLRFRTLFLRHTLARGSQGRTAADRWWRPAARRQPVPAAQDPATLAGEVARLPAASLLAASGALSVHMAIAGQIPAILQEIGRLRELTFRANGEGTGRALDLDRFDDCYRHLFLWNSSRQEIAGAYRMGLVDEILPARGVDGLYTSTLFRFRPGLFDRLGPALEMGRSFVRPEYQRSFGPLLLLWKGIGQFIVRHPRYRILFGPVSITRRYQDLSRQLIAHTLQVRYSLPDLGRMVQSRTPLRLRAVQVRGCQPDTVRAALADMAEVASLVAELEPEEKDIPVLLKFYLQLGGRVLAFNLDRDFGDALDGLILVDLLHTEPKTLERYLGREGAAQFLGWHRDGRKEVMDRRCA
- a CDS encoding DUF3431 domain-containing protein; protein product: MTASLELVVAHFQEDLRWLRRVPKGLAISVYHKGGRALPGAVVLPNVGREAHTYLHHIVSRYDSLAEVTVFAQGHPFDHVHDFHPFLRRLAAGEEEVEDFRWLGFVLDWDDSRGERLFQGWSKNPERRPLPMALFWERLGEGPRPEVFVFYPGAHFAVTRQQALARPRHLYERALTLSAELPDAAHCFERCWDHLFGVAGAPAGIAISDLPLFKKPIRRLREAPAAAHPLPRLRRSGGP